The window AGATATGAAATCAACAATCTTCTTCTGGAAGATACCATGGATCCCAATCACCTTCCCAAATATGAAGAAGACGGAAATGTAAAATTCTTTCTTCTTCGTGAAAGTACAGAGCTGGAGAGAAAAAATCTCAATACCATCAGTGATATCAGCACCAAAATCGGGATTTTTCTGGTAGAGAATACCATCATTACCATCCACAGGATGAAAACGAGAAGTATTTCCGAAACCAGGAAGCAGATTTCATTGATTCAGGAAGATCTTACACCACAGCAGATCATGCTGAAAATTGCGATACTGATCATGAAAAGTTTTGATGATGAGTCTTTAAGCCTGTTTGAAACGATGGACAATATCGAAAACGAGATTTTCCTTAAAAATACGAATCATACGAACCAGATCCGACGTCTTTACAAACTGAAAAGAAAATCAGGACTGAATTCCCGGGTACTGGTAATTTCCACGGATGCAATTGATAAATTTAAATTGCTCAACCTTCAGGACTCCGAAATTGTAGATCTGAAGGACAAGCATAAAGACGTAGTGGCAGATTTTGATCATCTGAATATTCAGATCACCAACCTTATTTCCATGTTCCTGGCTCTTTCGGATCAAAAGGCCAATCAGGTGATGAAGGTTTTGGCCATCTATTCCATTTATTTCTTACCCATCACATTTATTGCCGGGGTCTATGGAATGAATTTCGATAATATGCCGGAGCTTCATCATAAGTACGGATATTTTATAACGCTTGGAGCAATGGCCGCCGTTATGCTCAGTACATTTATTTATGTAAGGCGCAAACAGTGGTAAATTCATTTTCAAATGATGAAGGCACATAAGAATATGAATGATCTGCGGTGGTAAGAAGCAAAGGTTTTATCTTCAATACAATTTAAACCTGCTGGCCATTTTAGATTACTGACCCTCCGCCCGCAATGACCACCCACCATTAAAACAAAATACCATGACCACTGAAAACCTCAACAAAATTCTGGAAGATCCATCCCTTTCACAGGCATCCAAAGATAAACTGCTTGCTTTACAGGAGAATATTTCAGCAAAGGAATTTTCTGATCTTCTGGATGAAAATGGGAATCAG of the Chryseobacterium aureum genome contains:
- a CDS encoding magnesium transporter CorA family protein; this encodes MPIDTIYRTSQCEWVDVEAPDAEDLKFLHERYEINNLLLEDTMDPNHLPKYEEDGNVKFFLLRESTELERKNLNTISDISTKIGIFLVENTIITIHRMKTRSISETRKQISLIQEDLTPQQIMLKIAILIMKSFDDESLSLFETMDNIENEIFLKNTNHTNQIRRLYKLKRKSGLNSRVLVISTDAIDKFKLLNLQDSEIVDLKDKHKDVVADFDHLNIQITNLISMFLALSDQKANQVMKVLAIYSIYFLPITFIAGVYGMNFDNMPELHHKYGYFITLGAMAAVMLSTFIYVRRKQW